tATATCTTTAATGTATTAATACCTGATGTTTATGGTGGTGTggattagactttttttttgataaaattcccaaatattaaattgttatagaaattataattttatttcttatacaatgtattttaatatttcaaaagattCATAATTTTACCATTGTCAGAACTCTTCTGCTGAAAAACATCACAACTCATTGGTAATTTATTCAAATGTTTTTAACTAGGTGGGGCAAGTATTTGAAACATTCTCATTTGAGTAGGACTTGGTAGAACTTGTGTTCTCttgtatagtagtagtctctcggtaaccgaggatgacgtttgtctttgtgcgctttcatctatgatgtagatgagtgtgcacaaagacacttgtgcgtgaaggagatttaagtggaaaagtcgatgcacagagacagtcccactctcttggcgttggaagcctgggtccagtggcacgaaaaattgttacacctggagacttcctcagctgcattggatggccgtgttatcTTTTGTGTTCCAGCACGCACACTCTTAGAGAAATTGGGTCATCTTCATACCATTACTTTTACTAAGGTTATAAATCTGTTAAGtaattgttttctctttattttttaaattaattaaaatatatttccatggttacatgatttatgttctttccctcccctcctccgaCCCTCCTCCCACAGCCaacgaacaattccactgggttttacatgtatcattgatcgagacctatttccatattattaatatttgcagtagaataattgtttagagtctacatccccaatcatatccctatcgaaccatgtgatcaagcaaatgtttttcttctgtgtttttactcccacagttctttctctggatgtggatagcgttttttgttttttgtttttttttcctcattaagttcctcagaattgtcctggatcattgcattgctgctaatagagaagtccattacattcgattgtgccacaatgtattagtctctatgtacaatgttctggttctgcacctttcactctgcaacagttcctggaggttgttctagttcacatggaattcctccaattcattattccttttagcacaacagtattctatcaccaacagataccacaatttgttcagctattccccaattgaagggcatcccctcattttccaattttttgcctccacaaagagcgcagctatgaatatttttgtatacatttttccttattatctctttgggggacaaacccagcagtgctatggctgaatcaaagggcagactgtcttttagcgccctttgggcatagtccaaattgccttccagaatggttggatcaattcacaactccatcggCAATGCATcagtatcccaattttgtcatatcacctccaacatttattactttactttgctgtaatattggccaatctgctaggtgtgaggtggtacctcagagttgttttgattcgcacttctctaattataagagattttaaaacaccttttcatgtgcttattgatagttttgatttctttaactaaaaattgcctattcatgtcccttgcccatttatcaactgggtaatggcttgattttttgtacaatttatttagctccttatagatatgagaaattagacctttgtcagaggtttttgttatagattttcccccaatttgttgcttcccttctaattttgattgcattggttttatttgtacaaaccctttttaatttaatcaaaattattcattttgcattttgtaatattctctaattCTTGTTTggtttaaaattctttcctttcccatagatctgacaggtaaactattctatgttcacctaatttacttacaattttcttctttatctttaagtcatttacccattctgaattaatcttggtgtagggtgtgagatattgatccaaacctaatctctcatactgtttttcaattttcccagcagtttttgtcatagtgggtttttgtccccaaagctggggtctttgggtttatcatatgtACACTAtattgctgaggacatttaccctgagtctattccattgatcctcctctctgtctctgagccagtaccatattgtttgaccactgctttattatatagtttaagatctggtactgctaggcccccattcttcccatttttttcattagttcccttgatattcttgattttttgttcttccaaatgaacttttgttttctctttatgaTGTCCAGTACTCTAACCCTTCTAAAGTTTTGGAATAGAGGTTTAGATTAAGTGGGCCAACActacacttattagctgtgatgATCACATATTGTTTATCTGAACCTGTAGAGATAAGATCTCCTGGGGGCATGGAACATAGCTGAAAAACTATACTACTGTATTGCTACCTAATGCTACTGTAAAccttttcttaatcattttttttacGTAGAAATCGCAACTATGAATGAAGAAAATCTAGATGTAACAAATGGATGCAGCAAAGTTCGAACTGGTACTCAGAATGAAGCAGCCTTGTTAGCTTTAATGGAAAAAACTGGTTACAACATGGTTCAAGAAAATGGACAAAGAAAATTTGGTGGGCCACCACCAGGTAAGGACTTGTCTATATATCAAATCTCTTTATTCTCATAACTATCTTCTTGCCAACTATAAGCATTTTAAGtagaaattttctctttctagtcttctcttAACTATTAAGTCATGTTTAAtctttgggaaagagaaaaaattgctcctgaatatttttctttgtaactctCTCATAGCTAGTCCTTCAACTCTATGTCTAATTTAAATCACCAGCTTTGTGAGAGAGGGTAATAATGGTAAGTAAAAAATAACATCAAGGTTCTAATGATGGGCTAATGGAAACTATCTACTTTAGAATCATAGAAAGCTAAAGACTTGGAAGGGAACtttggagatcatttagtctcaccccccccccctgttttatagatcaggaaactggggcccagagagattaatttACTCgcccaggatctcatagctaTTAAGGAGCAGAGTTAGAATTTAGACTCTACTCCACTGATTCTTAGTCCTTTCCCAACCCCACCCCTCACTCTATAATACTTTGAAAGGAGTTTGACTGGAATAGTAATGGGTTTTGGAGTAACAGAAGTGAGAGTGGATCCGTAAAATCAAGGTACAGATAGATACCATCCCCAAATAAGAAACCATTTCTCAATAAAAAACCAGTTAATTATGATTTACAAATATCTTCCTTGAAAATTATGCTTCCCTTTCAGGTTGGGAAGGTCCACCTCCACCTAGAGGGTGTGAAGTTTTTGTAGGAAAGATCCCTCGTGATATGTATGAAGATGAATTAGTTCCTGTTTttgaaagagctggaaaaatatATGAATTCCGACTTATGATGGAGTTTAGTGGTGAAAATCGAGGATATGCTTTTGTGATGTATACAACTAAAGAAGAAGCCCAGTTAGCCATTAGAATTCTTAATAATTATGAGATTCGTCCAGGGAAATTTATTGGTGTGTGTGTAAGTTTGGATAATTGCAGATTATTTATTGGAGCTattcccaaagaaaagaaaaaagaagaaatactggatgaaatGAAGAAAGTTACAGAAGGAGTTGTGGATGTCATTGTTTATCCAAGTGCAACTGATAAGACCAAAAATCGTGGTTTTGCATTTGTAGAATATGAGTCCCATAGAGCTGCTGCTATGGCAAGAAGAAAACTTATTCCAGGTAAACAGATGATTTTTTCTGTTtcagttcttcccctcccttgtgatttcattggtgtagggaactCTTGGTGAGGAAATTATCTTTTCCAGGACAGGTCAGTAAGTATTCTTCCACCTTAAATTTTTAGAGTACCTGGGACACTGaaaaattaagagacttgtccaggccTATAGAGACAATTTGTGTAAGGTACAGGATGTTCTGGCAGATCTGATTCTGTGCTTCTCTGTGCTAGGTGCTACACTGCTGTTGGGAGAAAATgaattcttaaaataaattttttaaggaaaattatgaaagatagTAAATGACATATTTTTATTGTAATGACATATTTTTGACCTTATAAGTATTGTATGCTTTGAAGGtcacttttttgaaaaatttatttaattaatttagaatatttttccatggtcacaagattcatgctctttccctgccctcccccaaatCCCCTTCTGTAGTTGAAGCACAATTCctcttggttttacatgtgtcattgatcaagacccatttctataccattaatatttgcactagtgtaataatttagagtctatatcctcagtCATATCCACATCAACCCTTGTGATagagctgttgtttttcttctgtgtttctattcccacagttcttcctctgactgtagatagcattctttctcataagtccctcttaATTGTCCTTCTAGGTCAATTTTGTAAAAGCACACagccatatattaaaaaaaagatactgactaaacagaaaagtaaaatatttcataaggcagttagatttttaaaagtcaagcaGCCTATTTGTTATGGGAGGAAGTTTTATAAAAGTTGTTTTTTGATAATAACTTTCTCATTTACTAGAATCATATGCATTATCTAAATTTCTCTCTTTAAAGAGTGATAGTTACAAATGGAGCTTGAAAAATATAGagatcaacatttattattttgatataagcaatttcaaaataaatatatccaATTAGCATTTTATTTGAATAGGAGGAATTGTTTTAGGGttagaaatatttgaaatatatcaATTTCAGTTTTGGGGGAGGAATTAGTCAACTCTTTAACcttcattttatccattttaatttttcacaTAACTTTGTAACTTTTACAGGAACATTCCAACTCTGGGGCCACACTATTCAGGTAGATTGGGCAGatccagaaaaagaagttgatgaAGAAACAATGCAGAGGGTTAAAGTTTTATATGTAAGAAATTTAATGATCTCTACCACAGAGGAAACAATTAAAGCAGAATTCAACAAATTCAAACCTGGCGCTGTTGAAAGGGTAAAGAAACTTAGAGATTatgcttttgttcattttttcaacCGAGAAGATGCAGTGGCTGCTATGTCTGTTATGAATGGGAAATGTATTGATGGAGCAAGTATTGAAGTAACACTGGCCAAACCAGTAAATAAAGAAAGCACTTGGAGACAACATCTCAATGGCCAAATTAGCCCCAATTCTGAAAATTTATTGGTGTTTGCTAACAAAGAAGAGGGACACCAAAAAACTCTAGGAAAACCACCAAGTCTTCCAGCTCGTCTCAATGGTCAGCACAGCCCAAGCCCCCCAGAAATTGAAAGATGCACTTACCCATTTTTCCCTGGAACAAAGCTTACACCAATAAGTATGTATTCTTTAAAATCTAATCACTTCAATTCTGCAGTAATGCATTTGGATTATtactgcaataaaaataattgggCACCACcagaatattatttatattcaacAACAAGTCAAGATGGAAAAGTACTCTTGGTATATAAAATAGTTATCCCTGCTATTGCAAATGGATCTCAGAGTTACTTCATGCCAGACAAACTATGTACAACACTAGAAGATGCAAAGGAATTGGCAGCCCAGTTTACTTTGCTTCATTTAGGTAAGTTGAATGctcacaaaatattttcaaaatgtaaCATGAAACTAGAAAAAACATTATTACAGATTATGCTTAAAGTAATTGATAATTTTGAAACTGAATAGCAGCTctgattttttaatgaattttaccCCGACTTCACAAAGTTATAGTAGAATCCTTTTTTCTCGATTCTAATATGACTTCTTCAtataaaatagcttttaaaatgttGCTTTCTTGTGGAACATGTGAAGTAGCTCTATCCTAGAGGATATGGCCCTATTGTTATTCTCTGTGTCTGGAACTATCACTTTGGCTAATACCGTAATTGAAATGCACTTTTTGAGAGGTGGTAAGTACAGTATCTTCTAATACTCAAGTCAGTGCATGAGCTTATTCCTGCATCTTAGGCAGTGTCTTCACACTGTTCCAAAAATTGACCCCTGATTACATCAGTTGATTAAATAACCATTTGGTACAGTGTAAATATAAGTTAATTCAGTTGTTTGGATAAAttgatctgttttgttttgttttgttttttttcagtcaaAACAGCCAGTCCAATTAATAGCTCTGTGTAGACACAGCCTTAAGTTCACCAATCTGGAATTTTGTCACTCTTAATCATGATAAGCAAGAAGCATCATTAAGAAATCTTTTGCGTTCATCCTGATATATTCATGCATTTTTGAAAAGTAAGAATATTCTTCACAACATtgtgtggaaaaattaatttgtaaaaacTATCATGAGACTGAGCTTTTCTGAGATAAAAGAGTTGCAATACCACTTTTTccccctgattttttttcctgtcttttaaaaaccaaaaccaaaaccaaaaacctttacacttttttctcctcttgttgGTCTCCATTTACAGTGCTCTCCCAGAGTTTTGGCATTTCTACCAGAAACATTC
This DNA window, taken from Monodelphis domestica isolate mMonDom1 chromosome 6, mMonDom1.pri, whole genome shotgun sequence, encodes the following:
- the RBM46 gene encoding probable RNA-binding protein 46 isoform X2 produces the protein MNEENLDVTNGCSKVRTGTQNEAALLALMEKTGYNMVQENGQRKFGGPPPGWEGPPPPRGCEVFVGKIPRDMYEDELVPVFERAGKIYEFRLMMEFSGENRGYAFVMYTTKEEAQLAIRILNNYEIRPGKFIGVCVSLDNCRLFIGAIPKEKKKEEILDEMKKVTEGVVDVIVYPSATDKTKNRGFAFVEYESHRAAAMARRKLIPGTFQLWGHTIQVDWADPEKEVDEETMQRVKVLYVRNLMISTTEETIKAEFNKFKPGAVERVKKLRDYAFVHFFNREDAVAAMSVMNGKCIDGASIEVTLAKPVNKESTWRQHLNGQISPNSENLLVFANKEEGHQKTLGKPPSLPARLNGQHSPSPPEIERCTYPFFPGTKLTPISMYSLKSNHFNSAVMHLDYYCNKNNWAPPEYYLYSTTSQDGKVLLVYKIVIPAIANGSQSYFMPDKLCTTLEDAKELAAQFTLLHLDKQLLSAFEEIKILTTFVKVMRSIANSRMTTIFVAAQ
- the RBM46 gene encoding probable RNA-binding protein 46 isoform X4: MNEENLDVTNGCSKVRTGTQNEAALLALMEKTGYNMVQENGQRKFGGPPPGWEGPPPPRGCEVFVGKIPRDMYEDELVPVFERAGKIYEFRLMMEFSGENRGYAFVMYTTKEEAQLAIRILNNYEIRPGKFIGVCVSLDNCRLFIGAIPKEKKKEEILDEMKKVTEGVVDVIVYPSATDKTKNRGFAFVEYESHRAAAMARRKLIPGTFQLWGHTIQVDWADPEKEVDEETMQRVKVLYVRNLMISTTEETIKAEFNKFKPGAVERVKKLRDYAFVHFFNREDAVAAMSVMNGKCIDGASIEVTLAKPVNKESTWRQHLNGQISPNSENLLVFANKEEGHQKTLGKPPSLPARLNGQHSPSPPEIERCTYPFFPGTKLTPISMYSLKSNHFNSAVMHLDYYCNKNNWAPPEYYLYSTTSQDGKVLLVYKIVIPAIANGSQSYFMPDKLCTTLEDAKELAAQFTLLHLDREHNLFSLDLCRRIWRK
- the RBM46 gene encoding probable RNA-binding protein 46 isoform X1 — its product is MNEENLDVTNGCSKVRTGTQNEAALLALMEKTGYNMVQENGQRKFGGPPPGWEGPPPPRGCEVFVGKIPRDMYEDELVPVFERAGKIYEFRLMMEFSGENRGYAFVMYTTKEEAQLAIRILNNYEIRPGKFIGVCVSLDNCRLFIGAIPKEKKKEEILDEMKKVTEGVVDVIVYPSATDKTKNRGFAFVEYESHRAAAMARRKLIPGTFQLWGHTIQVDWADPEKEVDEETMQRVKVLYVRNLMISTTEETIKAEFNKFKPGAVERVKKLRDYAFVHFFNREDAVAAMSVMNGKCIDGASIEVTLAKPVNKESTWRQHLNGQISPNSENLLVFANKEEGHQKTLGKPPSLPARLNGQHSPSPPEIERCTYPFFPGTKLTPISMYSLKSNHFNSAVMHLDYYCNKNNWAPPEYYLYSTTSQDGKVLLVYKIVIPAIANGSQSYFMPDKLCTTLEDAKELAAQFTLLHLDYNFRRSSVNSISPVSATLSSGTPSVLPYTSRPYSYPSYPLSPTISLANGSHVGQRLYISNQASFF
- the RBM46 gene encoding probable RNA-binding protein 46 isoform X5, whose translation is MNEENLDVTNGCSKVRTGTQNEAALLALMEKTGYNMVQENGQRKFGGPPPGWEGPPPPRGCEVFVGKIPRDMYEDELVPVFERAGKIYEFRLMMEFSGENRGYAFVMYTTKEEAQLAIRILNNYEIRPGKFIGVCVSLDNCRLFIGAIPKEKKKEEILDEMKKVTEGVVDVIVYPSATDKTKNRGFAFVEYESHRAAAMARRKLIPGTFQLWGHTIQVDWADPEKEVDEETMQRVKVLYVRNLMISTTEETIKAEFNKFKPGAVERVKKLRDYAFVHFFNREDAVAAMSVMNGKCIDGASIEVTLAKPVNKESTWRQHLNGQISPNSENLLVFANKEEGHQKTLGKPPSLPARLNGQHSPSPPEIERCTYPFFPGTKLTPISMYSLKSNHFNSAVMHLDYYCNKNNWAPPEYYLYSTTSQDGKVLLVYKIVIPAIANGSQSYFMPDKLCTTLEDAKELAAQFTLLHLVKTASPINSSV
- the RBM46 gene encoding probable RNA-binding protein 46 isoform X3, whose translation is MNEENLDVTNGCSKVRTGTQNEAALLALMEKTGYNMVQENGQRKFGGPPPGWEGPPPPRGCEVFVGKIPRDMYEDELVPVFERAGKIYEFRLMMEFSGENRGYAFVMYTTKEEAQLAIRILNNYEIRPGKFIGVCVSLDNCRLFIGAIPKEKKKEEILDEMKKVTEGVVDVIVYPSATDKTKNRGFAFVEYESHRAAAMARRKLIPGTFQLWGHTIQVDWADPEKEVDEETMQRVKVLYVRNLMISTTEETIKAEFNKFKPGAVERVKKLRDYAFVHFFNREDAVAAMSVMNGKCIDGASIEVTLAKPVNKESTWRQHLNGQISPNSENLLVFANKEEGHQKTLGKPPSLPARLNGQHSPSPPEIERCTYPFFPGTKLTPISMYSLKSNHFNSAVMHLDYYCNKNNWAPPEYYLYSTTSQDGKVLLVYKIVIPAIANGSQSYFMPDKLCTTLEDAKELAAQFTLLHLDKQLLSAFEEIKILTTFVKVMRSIANSRMVLSDVA